A section of the Phormidium ambiguum IAM M-71 genome encodes:
- a CDS encoding CBS domain-containing protein — protein sequence MQLNSAPLYSLSLKSAIDSHTLTVSLDTPVIDVLHLMAQVQSSCPVDTSPQLLETDATSLQVFKRASCALVMKGSELVGIFTQRDIVRLTAIGMNFQGVKVAEVMSSPVIKLIESESQDIFTALSVFRQHGIRHLPVLNSQGELMGVLTPKSIRASMQPANLLTRLWSVADVMSTQVIRAPMTTSVLNLAQLMAEYKVSCVVITRVEENKTVEIGNELKNYIVPMGIVTEGDIVQFQALELNLAQMQAHEVMSSPLFCLNPSDSLWIAHQQMQQSHVRRLVVTGVQGELLGIVSQTSLLKVLGATEMYGVIEELQQAVDESTTELREANERLQREIFSRALAEVELQKAHDDLKRQVEERTAELKAANQLLKEDIAKRQKVEEALRRREMELQEQAAQLEATLHQLRYTQASLIQAEKMSSLGQLVAGIAHEINNPVSFIHCNLPYASQYARDLLDVVQLYQKYYALPVPEIQNRAEEIDLNFILEDLLKLLSSMQIGAERIRQIVLSLRNFALLDQAEMKPVDLHEGIDSTLSLLQNRLKATPEHPGILVIKEYGDLPLVECYAGQLNQVFMNVLNNAIDALERGYPHSCSAPCIRIRTELIEGLGRSAIAMQQSSSSIADSQFPWLAIRILDNGPGMSENVRRKLFDPFFTTKPVGQGTGLGLSISYQIVVEKHGGELKCISTPGQGTEIVIEIPSKQNK from the coding sequence ATGCAGCTGAACAGCGCACCGCTTTACTCTCTATCTCTAAAAAGTGCAATTGACTCTCATACTCTGACAGTCTCTCTGGATACTCCTGTAATTGATGTATTGCATCTGATGGCACAGGTACAGAGTAGTTGTCCGGTAGATACTTCGCCACAATTGCTAGAAACAGATGCAACTTCTCTACAGGTATTTAAGAGGGCTAGTTGTGCTCTGGTGATGAAAGGCTCTGAGTTAGTCGGTATCTTTACTCAAAGGGATATTGTGAGGCTAACTGCGATCGGGATGAACTTCCAGGGGGTAAAAGTAGCTGAGGTGATGTCTAGTCCGGTAATTAAACTGATCGAGTCGGAGTCTCAAGATATTTTTACGGCTTTGTCAGTTTTTCGGCAACATGGGATTCGCCACTTACCTGTTTTAAACTCTCAAGGTGAATTGATGGGAGTGCTGACACCTAAGAGTATTCGCGCCTCTATGCAACCAGCTAATTTGTTGACGCGGTTGTGGTCTGTCGCGGATGTGATGAGTACTCAGGTGATTCGCGCACCAATGACTACATCGGTGTTGAATTTAGCGCAGTTGATGGCAGAGTACAAGGTAAGTTGTGTGGTAATTACTAGGGTTGAAGAGAATAAAACTGTAGAGATTGGTAATGAATTAAAAAATTACATAGTACCTATGGGAATTGTCACTGAAGGGGATATTGTGCAGTTTCAGGCGCTAGAACTGAATTTAGCCCAAATGCAAGCCCATGAGGTGATGAGTTCGCCGTTGTTTTGTTTAAATCCTTCCGATTCATTATGGATTGCTCATCAACAGATGCAGCAGAGTCATGTCCGGCGTTTGGTAGTCACGGGTGTTCAGGGGGAGTTGTTGGGGATTGTTTCTCAAACTAGCTTGCTGAAGGTTCTCGGTGCGACGGAAATGTATGGGGTGATTGAAGAGTTACAGCAAGCTGTCGATGAAAGTACGACGGAGTTAAGGGAAGCTAATGAAAGATTACAAAGGGAGATTTTTTCGCGGGCGTTGGCGGAAGTAGAGTTGCAAAAGGCTCATGATGATTTAAAAAGACAGGTGGAGGAACGGACTGCGGAGTTAAAAGCGGCTAATCAGTTACTTAAAGAAGATATTGCGAAACGACAAAAGGTGGAAGAGGCTTTGCGCCGCAGAGAGATGGAATTGCAAGAACAAGCGGCGCAGTTAGAGGCTACTTTACATCAGTTACGTTATACTCAAGCTTCGCTAATTCAGGCGGAAAAAATGTCTAGTTTGGGTCAATTAGTGGCGGGGATTGCTCACGAAATTAATAATCCAGTTAGTTTTATTCATTGTAATTTGCCTTACGCTAGTCAGTATGCAAGAGATTTGTTAGATGTGGTGCAGCTTTATCAAAAGTATTATGCACTTCCAGTTCCAGAAATACAGAATCGGGCTGAAGAAATTGATTTGAATTTTATTTTGGAAGATTTGCTGAAGTTGTTGAGTTCGATGCAAATTGGGGCGGAAAGAATTCGCCAAATTGTGTTGTCTTTGCGGAATTTTGCTTTGTTGGATCAGGCGGAAATGAAACCTGTTGATTTGCATGAGGGAATTGATAGTACTTTGTCTCTGTTGCAAAATCGGTTGAAGGCTACTCCTGAACATCCAGGGATTTTGGTGATTAAGGAGTATGGGGATTTGCCTTTGGTGGAGTGTTATGCAGGTCAGCTGAATCAGGTGTTTATGAATGTGTTGAATAATGCGATCGATGCTTTGGAAAGGGGTTATCCTCATAGTTGTTCTGCGCCTTGTATTCGGATTCGCACTGAGTTAATTGAGGGTTTGGGGAGAAGTGCGATCGCTATGCAACAGTCTTCCTCTTCTATTGCTGATAGTCAGTTTCCTTGGTTAGCTATTCGGATTCTTGATAACGGCCCTGGTATGAGTGAGAATGTTAGACGTAAGCTTTTTGACCCTTTCTTTACTACTAAACCAGTAGGTCAAGGTACTGGACTAGGATTGTCTATTAGTTATCAGATTGTAGTGGAAAAACACGGAGGTGAATTAAAGTGTATTTCCACACCAGGACAGGGTACAGAAATTGTCATAGAAATTCCTTCTAAACAGAATAAATAG